In the genome of Bradyrhizobium sp. CB3481, the window AGGTGATGGACACAATCTCGGACAATGCGGCGAATGCGGCCCTCGTCGTCGGCGGCCGGCCGATCCGCCCGCTCGACGCTGATTTGCGGTGGATCGGCGCGCTGCTGTTCCGCAATGGCCAGATCGAGGAAACCGGCATCGCGGCCGGCGTGCTCAACCATCCCGCCAACGGCGTGGCCTGGCTCGCCGATCGCCTCGCTGCCCAGGGCGAATATCTCGAAGCCAGCGAAGTGGTGCTGGCCGGCTCGTTCACCCGCCCGGTCGAGATCACCAAAGGCGACACCTTTCATGCCGATTACGGCCGGTTCGGCTCAGTGTCCTGCCAGTTCATTTGAAGCGAAAGCGTTTGCGGAGAACAAGATGACACGGCGCAAGAGCATTCATATCGGCGAGTTCAAGCACGCCAACCCCATTCCCAACGCCTGCCGCATCGGCAACCTCCTGATGTCAGGCGTCATTCTCGGACGCGACCCCGCCACCGGCGCGATGCCCGAGCGCATCGAGGACCAGTGCGCCAACATGTTCGCGCACATGAAAGCGATCGTCGAAGCCGGCGGCGGCACCACCGACGACATCATCAAGATGACGGTGTGGCTGCAGGACCGCAAGCAGCGCGCGCCTGTCAATGTCGAATGGCTGAAGATGTTTCCCGACGAGCATTCCCGCCCTGCCCGCCATGCGCTGCAGATGGACATGGAGAACGGCGCGCTCGTGCAATGCGATTTCACTGCCGTGATCGGCTGACCGCTATTCTACAAGGAACCTGACATGCCGACCTATCTGCCGTTCGATCCGAACCCGCGCCGCCCGTCAAAACTGCCGCCGCCGAAGAGCATCGACAGCCAGTTTCACGTGCTGGGCCCGCTGGAAAAATAT includes:
- a CDS encoding RidA family protein, yielding MTRRKSIHIGEFKHANPIPNACRIGNLLMSGVILGRDPATGAMPERIEDQCANMFAHMKAIVEAGGGTTDDIIKMTVWLQDRKQRAPVNVEWLKMFPDEHSRPARHALQMDMENGALVQCDFTAVIG